In Camelina sativa cultivar DH55 chromosome 17, Cs, whole genome shotgun sequence, the genomic stretch ATGACTATCCGAAGCTTAcggttttgagaattttttgataaatatttgtgttagatttagaaggaaaaaaaaaacaaagatgacaATATGATAATATTGGAGAAGTGTACGTTACGTATGGTGAATCAAAGAAGTGAGCAGCTTGATTCTCATGAGTTCTTGACGTATAGGCAAGAAGCCAAGAACAACATGAAGACAAACAAAATGAAGGTTTTAAATCACATTTCTGTGTTTCTCTACgtcaaaagtttaaaactacAAAATCATAATTGTACGTAAAAGCTTAACATGAGATTTTGTTAGCTGATTTGGCAATACATTCACCTTAGCAGGGGGATATTAATTACTAAACTTTGTATATATTGATTGTTTGTTCGCTAAATGAAAAATACgtaaatttacatttttcaaGCTTAGTATCCCACTATGCGGATTTTAAATATAGCATTTTGTGTCTAATACTACTGCCAAAATAGAAGTGGTAAATTAAATGCCAAATGTTAAGGGGCTGGTTTCAAGCGTCTCGGAACATGATACTTGCatcttgaatttgtttgagcagtctttttgtggttttgatGGTGATCCGACGAATGTACCAAGATGACGGTGGTAGATTAAGAAAAGAATATGGTTGGAAGTACTGGTCCATTGTCACTTTAGATGCAACCTTTCCTTGTCCGCCGCTACATCTTTTGTATTCTTCTCGACTCTTTGGCTCTCTCTCCTTGCACAAGCGTTCTGAATCCACATATAATGGCTCTATTTTCCAAGAACCCTCAAATACTTTCATGAacatcattttctctttcttatattttgccTACCCATAAGCAAGAGAAACCCCAAGTTAATTAAGTTTCCCTAACAGGAAACAAAAACtgtatgattttaatttataagagaTATAAGGAAAGTTTCTTACTGTaaattctttttggttttcatcAGCAATTAGAGTAAACGGAAAAGCTCTATACCACCAAAGAAAGTCATAGGTCAGAGCTTTCTCCAACTGCACGACCTGCCTTGGTCCATCCTTCATCAAAAcctttcttgatttgttttgcttcataaaacgaaaaaaaaaaaattatcacactctcaaatatatatatatttctatcatTAATACCACATTTGAATCATAAaatattaagagaaaaaaaaaaaNNNNNNNNNNNNNNNNNNNNNNNNNNNNNNNNNNNNNNNNNNNNNNNNNNNNNNNNNNNNNNNNNNNNNNNNNNNNNNNNNNNNNNNNNNNNNNNNNNNNNNNNNNNNNNNNNNNNNNNNNNNNNNNNNNNNNNNNNNNNNNNNNNNNNNNNNNNNNNNNNNNNNNNNNNNNNNNNNNNNNNNNNNNNNNNNNNNNNNNNNNNNNNNNNNNNNNNNNNNNNNNNNNNNNNNNNNNNNNNNNNNNNNNNNNNNNNNNNNNNNNNNNNNNNNNNNNNNNNNNNNNNNNNNNNNNNNNNNNNNNNNNNNNNNNNNNNNNNNNNNNNNNNNNNNNNNNNNNNNNNNNNNNNNNNNNNNNNNNNNNNNNNNNaaaaaaaaaaaaaaaaaaaaaaccaaaagttcACGCCCAGTCTCATTGTCGATCCTGAAGAAAGGAAAGTTGTTTGGATTAGCGAACAAATCGTAGACTCCTTCAGGAGGCAATCCCACTGTTAACTCTATGTGCATGTGGCAAAGACCCTTTTTTGTTGTCACCTTCAAACATCaacatataagattttttttttcttttattagttcCACAAATTccttttgagaaaacaaatcatatatattgaggttttaatttgtttgctgATTTAGTCTTATACCTTCACCTTACCAGGAGCATCATACcatggtttcttcttttgtgcaTCTCTCCAAAGTTTTCCTTGCTTCTTGGCCTCCGCTTTGTCATAATAAAATTCCCGTTTATTACTACTATCTTCCTCTGACACTGAATTAGATTCAACATTTTCAGATTTCTTGGACTCGGCCTACAAACAACAAACAGAATCATAATCTAGTTTCTATAAGACTATATGAACCTAATAGTAAGCTAGATCGATTTGACTTTCCctgtttctataaattaatgaTGAAATATAACTGACCTTAAGAGGCTCTTGTATGTTCTGGTTGATCCAGCCAACAAATCTAGGAAATACACTCATTTCTCTTTAAAAACTCAGTCCAAAAAGTAAATTACCTCATGCAAGAAAGAGAAGTGGCGATCTAAAGCTTGGTACTATATGTTATGCTTTGAGGAATCTTCGATTAAAAGAAAGCTTGATTCAGATTTTAACCAATTTTCAAAATGATAATGAGATAATAGTGTACGTTAGGTTTTACGTACCCAAGAATAGAGGAATTGGGGCAGCTCAATTCTCATGAATTACTAACGTACAGGTGAGAGCTACATCATGTGAGAGGAGACATAATGTTATTATCTGTTTGTGTTACCTGTCTATTTTCActaagaaaatgta encodes the following:
- the LOC104756732 gene encoding uncharacterized protein LOC104756732 isoform X2, with translation MSVFPRFVGWINQNIQEPLKCQRKIVVINGNFIMTKRRPRSKENFGEMHKRRNHGMMLLVTTKKGLCHMHIELTVGLPPEGVYDLFANPNNFPFFRIDNETGRELLQNKSRKVLMKDGPRQVVQLEKALTYDFLWWYRAFPFTLIADENQKEFTAKYKKEKMMFMKVFEGSWKIEPLYVDSERLCKEREPKSREEYKRCSGGQGKVASKVTMDQYFQPYSFLNLPPSSWYIRRITIKTTKRLLKQIQDASIMFRDA
- the LOC104756732 gene encoding uncharacterized protein LOC104756732 isoform X1 encodes the protein MSVFPRFVGWINQNIQEPLKAESKKSENVESNSVSEEDSSNKREFYYDKAEAKKQGKLWRDAQKKKPWYDAPGKVKVTTKKGLCHMHIELTVGLPPEGVYDLFANPNNFPFFRIDNETGRELLQNKSRKVLMKDGPRQVVQLEKALTYDFLWWYRAFPFTLIADENQKEFTAKYKKEKMMFMKVFEGSWKIEPLYVDSERLCKEREPKSREEYKRCSGGQGKVASKVTMDQYFQPYSFLNLPPSSWYIRRITIKTTKRLLKQIQDASIMFRDA